In one window of Pseudomonas chlororaphis subsp. chlororaphis DNA:
- a CDS encoding aldo/keto reductase, which yields MSYRILGHSGLHVSPLTLGTMMFGEQTSTEDSLRIIDKAWDQGINFIDTADVYTSGRSEEIVGEAIASQRDQWVLATKVGFGPVDGVPNRSGLSRKHMFNGIDASLTRLGTDYIDIYYLHREDHNTPLEVTVSAIGDLLRQGKIRYWGLSNYRGWRIAEVIRVADRIGVDRPVISQPLYNIVNRQAETEQITAAQAYGLGVVPYSPLARGVLSGKYAPDVAPDSNSRAGRQDKRILETEWRVESLRIAQQIQQYTQGRGVGMVEFAIAWVLNNAAVSSAIVGPRTEEQWDAYTKALDVKISAEDEAFIDSLVTPGHASTPGFNDVSHFVSGRTPR from the coding sequence ATGAGCTATCGCATCCTCGGCCATTCCGGGCTGCACGTGTCCCCCCTGACCCTCGGCACCATGATGTTCGGCGAACAGACCAGTACCGAGGACTCCCTGCGCATCATCGACAAGGCCTGGGACCAGGGCATCAATTTCATCGACACCGCCGACGTCTACACCAGCGGCCGCTCCGAAGAGATCGTCGGCGAAGCCATCGCCAGCCAGCGTGACCAATGGGTGCTGGCGACCAAGGTCGGTTTCGGCCCCGTCGATGGCGTGCCCAACCGCAGCGGCCTGAGCCGCAAGCACATGTTCAATGGCATCGACGCCAGCCTGACCCGCCTGGGCACCGATTACATCGACATCTACTACCTGCACCGCGAAGACCACAACACGCCGCTGGAAGTCACGGTGTCGGCCATCGGCGACCTGCTGCGCCAGGGCAAGATCCGCTACTGGGGCCTGTCCAACTACCGCGGCTGGCGCATCGCCGAGGTGATCCGCGTCGCCGACCGGATCGGCGTCGACCGGCCGGTGATCAGCCAACCGCTGTACAACATCGTCAACCGCCAGGCCGAGACCGAACAGATCACCGCGGCCCAGGCCTACGGGCTCGGCGTGGTGCCCTACAGCCCGCTGGCCCGTGGCGTGCTCAGCGGCAAGTACGCGCCGGATGTCGCCCCCGACAGCAACAGCCGCGCCGGGCGCCAGGACAAACGCATCCTGGAAACCGAATGGCGCGTCGAGTCGCTGCGCATCGCCCAGCAGATCCAGCAGTACACCCAGGGGCGCGGGGTCGGCATGGTCGAGTTCGCCATCGCCTGGGTGCTGAACAATGCCGCGGTCAGCTCAGCGATCGTCGGCCCGCGCACCGAGGAACAGTGGGACGCCTACACCAAGGCGCTGGACGTGAAGATCAGCGCCGAGGATGAAGCCTTCATCGATTCGCTGGTCACTCCGGGGCATGCCTCGACCCCGGGCTTCAACGACGTCAGCCACTTCGTCTCCGGACGCACGCCGCGCTGA
- the rarD gene encoding EamA family transporter RarD has product MSKGIALSVLASVLFAVMYFYTSLLAPLTGVEIFGWRMLLTAPCMTVFMLVSGEWRHVGAILKRLLGQPLLLLALPLSAALLGVQLWLFMWAPLNGYSLDVSLGYFLLPLTMVLTGRIVYGEQLSRLQKIAAGLATLGVLNELYQVGSFSWATLVVAIGYPVYFVLRKHLAADNLGGLWLDMALLLPIALWFVQGGEQGFAVVDQHPWLYLLIPLLGLISASALVAYIIASRLLPFSLFGLLSYVEPVLLLAVALLLGESIKAGEWLTYLPIWLAVLVLVYEGFKHLMRQRRS; this is encoded by the coding sequence TTGTCTAAAGGTATTGCTCTATCGGTCTTGGCGTCGGTGCTGTTTGCCGTCATGTATTTCTACACCTCCTTGCTGGCCCCGCTGACCGGGGTGGAGATTTTCGGCTGGCGCATGCTGCTTACCGCCCCATGCATGACGGTATTCATGCTGGTGAGCGGCGAATGGCGGCATGTCGGCGCCATCCTCAAGAGACTGCTGGGCCAACCGCTTCTGCTGCTGGCGCTGCCGCTGTCCGCGGCGCTGCTCGGGGTGCAGCTGTGGCTGTTCATGTGGGCACCGTTGAATGGCTACAGCCTGGATGTGTCGCTGGGGTATTTTTTGCTGCCGCTGACCATGGTCCTGACCGGGCGCATCGTCTATGGCGAACAGCTGTCGCGGCTGCAGAAGATCGCCGCCGGCCTGGCGACCCTGGGGGTGCTCAACGAGTTGTATCAGGTGGGCAGTTTTTCCTGGGCGACGCTCGTGGTGGCCATCGGTTATCCCGTCTATTTCGTGCTGCGCAAACACCTGGCCGCCGACAACCTGGGCGGCCTGTGGCTCGATATGGCCCTGCTGTTGCCGATCGCGCTGTGGTTCGTGCAAGGCGGCGAGCAGGGTTTTGCCGTGGTCGATCAACACCCCTGGCTGTACCTGCTGATTCCGTTGCTGGGGTTGATCAGTGCTTCGGCGCTGGTGGCCTATATCATCGCCAGCCGTCTGCTGCCCTTCAGCCTGTTCGGCTTGTTGAGCTATGTCGAACCGGTGTTGCTGCTGGCCGTGGCCCTGCTGCTGGGGGAAAGCATCAAGGCCGGGGAATGGCTGACCTACCTGCCGATCTGGCTGGCGGTGCTGGTGCTGGTGTACGAGGGGTTCAAGCACTTGATGCGTCAGCGCAGAAGCTGA
- the hpaR gene encoding homoprotocatechuate degradation operon regulator HpaR, which translates to MTNPRPSLTLTLLQAREAAMAFFRPSLNQHDLTEQQWRVIRILRQNGELESHQLAKMACILPPSMTGVLTRLERDEYVSRRKSPEDQRRLFITLTEKGEACFESMSGDMEINYQRIQQQFGEEKMQALLALLNELKQIKP; encoded by the coding sequence ATGACCAACCCAAGACCTTCCCTGACATTGACCCTGCTCCAGGCCCGCGAAGCGGCCATGGCGTTTTTTCGCCCATCCCTCAACCAGCACGACCTGACCGAGCAGCAGTGGCGGGTGATCCGCATCCTGCGCCAGAACGGCGAACTGGAAAGTCATCAACTGGCGAAAATGGCCTGCATCCTGCCGCCGAGCATGACCGGCGTGCTGACCCGCCTGGAGCGCGACGAATACGTCAGCCGACGCAAATCCCCCGAGGACCAGCGCCGGCTGTTCATCACCCTGACGGAAAAGGGCGAGGCCTGTTTCGAGTCCATGAGCGGCGACATGGAAATCAACTACCAGCGCATCCAGCAGCAGTTCGGCGAGGAGAAGATGCAGGCCTTGCTGGCCCTGCTCAACGAACTGAAGCAGATCAAGCCCTGA
- the hppD gene encoding 4-hydroxyphenylpyruvate dioxygenase, which produces MADIFENPMGLMGFEFIEFASPTPNTLEPIFEIMGFSKVATHRSKDVHLYRQGAINLILNNEPHSVASYFAAEHGPSVCGMAFRVKDSQKAYKRALELGAQPIHIETGPMELNLPAIKGIGGAPLYLIDRFGEGSSIYDIDFVFLEGVDRHPKGAGLKIIDHLTHNVYRGRMAYWAGFYEKLFNFREIRYFDIKGEYTGLTSKAMTAPDGMIRIPLNEESSKGAGQIEEFLMQFNGEGIQHVAFLTDDLIKTWDQLKKIGMRFMTAPPDTYYEMLEGRLPNHGEPVNELQSRGILLDGSSEKGDKRLLLQIFSETLMGPVFFEFIQRKGDDGFGEGNFKALFESIERDQVRRGVLSTD; this is translated from the coding sequence ATGGCAGATATCTTCGAAAACCCGATGGGCCTGATGGGCTTTGAATTCATCGAATTCGCATCGCCGACCCCCAATACCCTCGAGCCGATCTTCGAGATCATGGGTTTCAGCAAAGTCGCGACCCATAGGTCCAAAGACGTGCACCTGTATCGCCAGGGTGCGATCAACCTGATCCTCAACAACGAGCCCCACAGCGTCGCTTCGTACTTCGCCGCCGAGCACGGTCCGTCGGTGTGCGGCATGGCGTTCCGCGTCAAGGATTCGCAAAAGGCCTACAAGCGTGCCCTGGAACTCGGCGCCCAGCCGATCCACATCGAAACCGGCCCGATGGAGCTGAACCTGCCGGCGATCAAAGGCATCGGCGGCGCGCCGCTGTACCTGATCGACCGCTTCGGCGAAGGCAGCTCGATCTATGACATCGACTTCGTGTTCCTGGAAGGCGTCGACCGTCATCCAAAAGGCGCCGGCCTGAAGATCATCGACCACCTGACCCACAACGTGTACCGCGGGCGCATGGCTTACTGGGCCGGCTTCTACGAGAAGCTGTTCAACTTCCGCGAGATCCGTTACTTCGACATCAAGGGCGAATACACCGGCCTGACTTCCAAGGCCATGACCGCGCCCGATGGCATGATCCGCATCCCGCTGAACGAAGAGTCGTCCAAGGGCGCCGGGCAGATCGAAGAGTTCCTGATGCAGTTCAACGGCGAGGGCATCCAGCACGTGGCCTTCCTCACCGACGACCTGATCAAGACCTGGGATCAGTTGAAGAAGATCGGCATGCGCTTCATGACCGCGCCACCGGATACCTACTACGAAATGCTCGAAGGCCGCCTGCCGAACCACGGTGAGCCGGTGAACGAGCTGCAGTCGCGGGGCATCCTGCTGGACGGCTCCTCGGAAAAGGGCGACAAGCGCCTGCTGCTGCAGATCTTCTCGGAAACCCTGATGGGCCCGGTGTTCTTCGAATTCATCCAGCGTAAAGGCGACGATGGTTTCGGCGAAGGCAATTTCAAGGCGCTGTTCGAATCGATCGAGCGCGACCAGGTCCGTCGTGGCGTGCTCTCCACCGACTAA
- a CDS encoding DMT family transporter, which produces MKTVDQTCAGPSDWPVYCKLAAVTMIWGGTFVAGRLLAGTLEPLLAASLRFLLASLALLLVMAIARIALVRPSLAQFAQLALLGFFGIFFYNLCFFEGLQSINASRASLIVALNPAVIALASWALFKERLSGAKLFGIALCLGGAGVVILSRDPGALSSGSGSWRGDLLIFGCVLGWGVYSLFSRTLNQTLGPLQTVTYSILLGTAMLCSIAALRGEVRFEALASLTLEQGLSLLYLGVLGSALAYIWYYDGLRKIGATRSGVFIALNPLTAVILGALLLDERLSLAMCLGGGLILWGIYQCNKPLASLEKKRIL; this is translated from the coding sequence ATGAAAACTGTCGATCAAACCTGTGCCGGGCCTTCCGATTGGCCGGTGTATTGCAAACTGGCGGCGGTCACCATGATCTGGGGCGGCACTTTCGTCGCCGGGCGCCTGTTGGCCGGCACCCTGGAGCCTTTGCTGGCCGCCAGCCTGCGCTTTCTCCTGGCCAGCCTGGCCTTGCTGCTGGTCATGGCGATCGCCCGGATTGCCCTGGTGCGCCCGAGCCTGGCGCAGTTCGCCCAGCTGGCGCTGCTGGGGTTTTTCGGGATCTTTTTCTACAACCTGTGTTTCTTCGAGGGCCTGCAGTCGATCAATGCCTCGCGTGCCTCGTTAATCGTCGCCCTCAATCCGGCGGTGATCGCCCTGGCATCCTGGGCGCTGTTCAAGGAGCGCTTGAGTGGCGCCAAGCTGTTCGGCATTGCCTTGTGCCTGGGTGGAGCGGGGGTGGTGATCCTCAGTCGCGATCCGGGGGCCTTGTCCAGCGGGTCGGGCAGTTGGCGCGGGGACCTGCTGATTTTCGGCTGTGTTCTGGGCTGGGGCGTCTATTCGTTGTTTTCGCGCACCCTGAACCAGACCCTGGGCCCGTTGCAGACCGTGACCTATTCGATCCTGCTGGGCACGGCAATGCTCTGCAGCATCGCGGCCCTGCGCGGCGAGGTACGGTTCGAAGCGCTGGCGAGCCTGACCCTGGAGCAGGGCCTGAGCCTGCTGTACCTCGGCGTGCTGGGTTCGGCCCTGGCTTACATCTGGTATTACGACGGCCTGCGCAAGATCGGCGCGACCCGCTCGGGGGTGTTTATCGCGCTCAATCCGCTGACCGCGGTGATCCTCGGCGCGCTGCTGCTGGACGAGCGTCTGAGCCTGGCCATGTGCCTGGGCGGCGGGCTGATCCTGTGGGGCATTTACCAGTGCAACAAACCCCTTGCGAGCCTGGAAAAAAAGCGGATTTTATAG
- a CDS encoding LysR family transcriptional regulator has protein sequence MTLSQLQIFSLVAELRGFTSAASRLGISQSAVSHALKSLEQELGVELIRRHQSLVELTDIGQQLLLRARAILGLAATMEQEAADARGMKRGTLRIGSFGPTSSMKLLPAILQHYRAAHPGIEVHIDEGPDRQVLQWLEERRIDIGFVVLPQERFDCFALVEDQMVALIPSQHGLASKDSVSLAELCDDPFILTEAGSAELVSRLFVAARLSPNIRYRSSQLLSTLETVARGEALTLVAQLSLPEASDPRYQIKPLSPPARRQVGLAVLDRRQASPATLAFIEQARSLYRGD, from the coding sequence ATGACCCTGAGCCAACTGCAGATCTTCTCCCTGGTGGCCGAGCTGCGCGGTTTCACCAGCGCCGCCAGCCGGCTGGGCATCAGCCAGTCCGCGGTGTCCCACGCGCTCAAGTCCCTGGAGCAGGAGTTAGGGGTCGAGCTGATCCGCCGGCATCAGTCGCTGGTGGAACTCACCGACATCGGCCAGCAATTGTTGCTGCGGGCCCGCGCCATCCTCGGCCTGGCCGCCACCATGGAACAGGAAGCCGCCGACGCCCGCGGTATGAAACGCGGCACCTTGCGCATCGGCTCGTTCGGCCCGACTTCGTCGATGAAACTGCTGCCGGCAATCCTCCAGCATTACCGCGCGGCTCATCCCGGTATCGAGGTGCACATCGACGAAGGCCCCGACCGCCAGGTACTGCAATGGCTGGAGGAACGGCGCATCGATATCGGTTTCGTGGTACTGCCCCAGGAACGCTTCGATTGCTTCGCCCTGGTGGAAGACCAGATGGTGGCGCTGATCCCCAGCCAGCATGGGCTGGCCAGCAAGGACTCGGTGAGTCTCGCCGAGCTGTGCGACGACCCGTTCATCCTCACCGAGGCCGGTTCCGCCGAGCTGGTTTCCCGGCTGTTCGTCGCGGCCAGGCTCAGCCCCAACATCCGCTATCGCAGCTCGCAACTGCTCAGCACCCTGGAGACCGTGGCCCGCGGCGAGGCCCTGACCCTGGTCGCACAATTGTCGCTGCCCGAGGCCAGCGACCCGCGCTATCAGATCAAGCCGCTGTCACCTCCCGCCCGGCGCCAGGTAGGGCTGGCGGTGCTGGACCGGCGGCAAGCGTCACCAGCGACCCTGGCCTTTATCGAGCAGGCACGGAGTCTGTATCGCGGTGACTGA
- a CDS encoding EAL domain-containing protein — translation MPLTAKGPLKRSTRNLRTLLIGLLPVVLGVAILYMQAERALTHSSQQTAEEAIRQFDLMLDNADLAARALMAQVGQPCDDFRQLALREQVTRRPFVRSTNLVWRNDNYCSSLLGQSSFLLDPADYVDGKLWLMDGNQVTPNTALLVYRLQEGERAVLATIDGYHLSNALRLISRFAELQLQVGPYWLADDGQVHESIAPPPPVTPYQMASSRYPYSVNAGFPEGDIWLYMKSQYPALFSLLIFFGALAAALGHWLQKRSSSPSHELQRALEAAEFIPYFQPVVRGDTKQWAGIEVLMRWKHPREGLVRPDLFIPFAEHSGLIVPMTRSLMQQTALLLAPHAPAFIDDFHIGINITASHCQDLELLEDCRQFLGMFPPGKVRLVLELTERELIEPTAITHSLFEELHKLGVMIAIDDFGTGHSSLGYLRKFNVDYLKIDQSFVAMIGVDALSRHILDSIIELSGKLELGIVAEGVETVEQQDYLAAHGVDFLQGYLFGRPMPGEEFLQALARH, via the coding sequence ATGCCGTTGACCGCCAAAGGCCCGTTGAAACGCTCCACCCGCAACCTGCGAACCCTGCTGATCGGCTTACTGCCGGTGGTGCTGGGCGTGGCGATCCTTTATATGCAGGCCGAGCGCGCGCTGACTCACAGCAGCCAGCAGACTGCCGAGGAAGCGATCCGCCAGTTCGACCTGATGCTCGATAACGCCGACCTCGCCGCCCGGGCACTGATGGCGCAAGTCGGCCAGCCCTGCGACGACTTCCGGCAACTGGCCCTGCGCGAACAGGTGACCCGCCGCCCGTTCGTACGCTCGACCAATCTGGTGTGGCGCAATGACAATTACTGCAGCTCGCTGCTCGGCCAATCCTCGTTCCTACTGGACCCGGCGGACTATGTCGACGGCAAGTTGTGGTTGATGGACGGCAATCAGGTCACGCCCAATACCGCGCTGCTGGTCTATCGCCTGCAAGAGGGTGAACGCGCGGTCCTGGCCACCATCGACGGCTATCACCTGAGCAACGCCTTGCGCCTGATCAGCCGCTTTGCCGAACTGCAACTGCAAGTCGGCCCCTACTGGCTGGCCGACGATGGCCAGGTCCATGAATCCATCGCTCCGCCGCCCCCGGTCACCCCTTATCAGATGGCCTCTTCGCGCTACCCCTACAGCGTCAATGCGGGGTTCCCCGAAGGCGATATCTGGCTCTACATGAAGTCCCAGTACCCTGCCCTGTTCAGCCTGCTGATCTTCTTCGGGGCGCTGGCGGCGGCCCTTGGCCACTGGCTGCAAAAACGCTCGTCGTCGCCCAGCCATGAACTGCAGCGCGCCCTGGAAGCGGCGGAGTTCATCCCGTACTTCCAGCCCGTGGTGCGCGGCGACACGAAACAGTGGGCCGGCATCGAAGTGCTGATGCGCTGGAAACATCCCCGGGAAGGCCTGGTGCGTCCGGACCTGTTCATTCCCTTCGCCGAGCACTCCGGCCTGATCGTGCCCATGACCCGTTCGCTGATGCAGCAGACCGCCCTGCTGCTGGCGCCCCACGCCCCGGCCTTCATCGACGACTTTCATATCGGTATCAATATCACTGCCAGCCATTGCCAGGACCTGGAGTTGCTGGAGGACTGCCGGCAGTTTCTCGGCATGTTCCCGCCAGGCAAGGTAAGACTGGTCCTGGAACTGACCGAACGCGAACTGATAGAACCGACCGCGATCACCCACAGCCTATTCGAGGAACTGCACAAGTTGGGGGTAATGATCGCCATCGACGACTTCGGTACCGGCCATTCAAGCCTGGGTTACTTGCGCAAGTTCAATGTCGACTACCTGAAGATCGACCAGAGCTTCGTGGCCATGATTGGAGTCGATGCCCTGTCCCGGCACATACTCGACAGCATCATCGAACTCTCGGGCAAGCTCGAACTGGGGATAGTCGCCGAGGGCGTAGAAACAGTGGAACAACAGGACTATCTGGCCGCCCACGGCGTCGACTTCCTGCAGGGCTACTTATTCGGCAGGCCAATGCCCGGGGAAGAATTCCTACAAGCACTGGCGCGCCACTAA
- a CDS encoding histone-like nucleoid-structuring protein, MvaT/MvaU family → MSRLAEFRAAEKALQEQLAQLESLKNDAGLKKEIEFEEKLQGLMKTYGKSLRDIIAILDPNPGKSALPLSGAPKTRRARVVKVYQNPHTGELIETKGGNHRGLKAWKEQYGAATVDSWLRG, encoded by the coding sequence TTGTCCAGACTCGCTGAATTTCGTGCAGCAGAAAAGGCCCTTCAAGAACAGCTCGCCCAGCTGGAATCCCTGAAGAACGACGCCGGACTCAAGAAAGAAATCGAGTTCGAAGAAAAGCTCCAGGGCCTGATGAAGACCTACGGCAAAAGCCTGCGCGACATTATCGCCATTCTCGATCCTAATCCGGGCAAATCCGCTCTGCCGCTCTCGGGCGCGCCGAAAACCCGTCGTGCACGCGTGGTCAAGGTTTACCAGAACCCGCACACCGGCGAGTTGATCGAAACCAAGGGCGGCAATCACCGTGGCCTTAAAGCCTGGAAAGAACAGTACGGCGCCGCCACTGTAGATTCCTGGCTGCGCGGTTAA
- a CDS encoding DUF4946 domain-containing protein, with product MRLSFKTLCLLAPWLLVPALAEAADPVITWPSGWQIEELPQAQEQPAKVFRQRAVKNDAGGTPLMVMELTMTQVESGHQVNLQAVLLEMRKSVQKDFGRSGYQSVCTRIHDTTLSRLVALETTCTITENGRHVLSQTLVAAVDGDKAYVLSYAGQAAIYAESQEEIRGVRSSLKL from the coding sequence ATGCGCTTATCGTTCAAAACCCTGTGTCTGCTTGCACCCTGGCTTCTGGTTCCGGCCCTGGCCGAGGCGGCGGACCCGGTGATCACCTGGCCCAGCGGCTGGCAGATCGAAGAGTTGCCACAGGCGCAAGAACAACCGGCCAAGGTATTCCGTCAGCGCGCGGTGAAGAACGATGCCGGCGGCACGCCGCTGATGGTCATGGAGTTGACCATGACTCAAGTTGAAAGCGGACATCAGGTCAATCTGCAGGCGGTCTTGCTGGAAATGCGCAAGTCGGTGCAGAAGGACTTCGGGCGCAGCGGTTATCAAAGTGTATGCACGCGTATTCATGACACGACATTGAGTCGTCTGGTGGCGCTGGAAACCACTTGCACCATTACCGAAAACGGCCGTCATGTGTTGTCGCAAACACTGGTGGCGGCTGTCGATGGCGATAAGGCCTATGTTTTGTCTTATGCCGGACAGGCTGCGATTTATGCCGAAAGCCAAGAGGAAATCCGCGGGGTGCGAAGTAGCCTGAAACTTTAG
- the gloA gene encoding lactoylglutathione lyase has translation MSLHELNTFPGVTAQPDTATANFVFNHTMLRVKDITRSLDFYTRVLGFSLVEKRDFPEAEFSLYFLALVDKAQIPADAAARTEWMKSIPGILELTHNHGTENDADFAYHNGNTDPRGFGHICISVPDIVAACERFEALGCDFQKRLNDGRMKSLAFIKDPDGYWVEIIQPAPL, from the coding sequence ATGAGCCTGCACGAACTCAATACTTTCCCCGGCGTAACCGCCCAGCCTGACACCGCCACCGCCAACTTCGTGTTCAACCACACCATGCTGCGGGTCAAGGACATCACCAGGTCCCTGGACTTCTACACCCGGGTCCTGGGTTTCTCGCTGGTGGAAAAACGCGACTTCCCCGAAGCCGAATTCAGCCTGTACTTCCTCGCCCTGGTGGACAAGGCGCAGATCCCGGCCGACGCCGCGGCCCGTACCGAGTGGATGAAGTCGATCCCCGGCATCCTCGAGCTGACCCACAACCACGGCACCGAGAACGATGCGGACTTCGCCTATCACAACGGCAACACCGACCCGCGCGGCTTTGGCCATATCTGCATTTCGGTGCCGGATATCGTCGCCGCCTGCGAGCGCTTCGAAGCCCTGGGCTGCGATTTCCAGAAGCGCCTGAACGACGGCCGCATGAAGAGCCTGGCCTTTATCAAGGACCCGGACGGCTACTGGGTTGAAATCATCCAGCCGGCACCGCTGTAA
- the ahpF gene encoding alkyl hydroperoxide reductase subunit F, producing the protein MLDANLKAQLKSYLERVTQPIEIVASLDDGAKSQEMLELLKDVASLSSQITLLDNGSDVRKPSFSINRPGSDISLRFAGIPMGHEFTSLVLALLQVGGHPSKASVEVIEQIRALKGEFNFETYFSLSCQNCPDVVQALNLMAVLNPNIRHVAIDGALFQDEVNDRKIMAVPSVYLNGVNFGQGRMGLEEILGKLDTGAIEKQAEKISAKDAFDVLVVGGGPAGASAAIYAARKGIRTGVAAERFGGQVLDTMAIENFVSVQETEGPKLASALEEHVRQYDVDIMNLQRASALVPAKEVGGLHEVRFESGASLKAKSLILATGARWREMGVPGEQEYKAKGVCFCPHCDGPLFKGKRVAVIGGGNSGVEAAIDLAGIVSHVTLLEFDSKLRADAVLQRKLYSLANVNVITSALTSEVKGDGQKVTGLVYKDRDSGEFNTVDLEGIFVQIGLLPNTDWLKGTVELSPRGEIIVDARGETSLPGVFAAGDVTTVPYKQIVIAVGEGAKASLSAFDHLIRTSAPA; encoded by the coding sequence ATGTTGGACGCCAATCTTAAAGCCCAGTTGAAGTCATACCTGGAACGGGTCACCCAGCCGATCGAGATCGTTGCCTCTCTCGACGACGGTGCGAAATCCCAGGAAATGCTCGAATTGCTGAAAGACGTTGCCAGTCTTTCCAGCCAGATTACCTTGCTCGACAACGGTAGCGATGTTCGTAAACCATCGTTCTCGATCAATCGCCCGGGAAGCGACATCAGCCTGCGTTTCGCCGGCATCCCCATGGGCCACGAATTCACTTCCCTGGTGCTGGCCTTGCTGCAAGTCGGCGGCCACCCCTCGAAAGCCAGTGTCGAAGTGATCGAACAGATCCGCGCCCTCAAGGGCGAGTTCAACTTCGAGACTTACTTCTCGCTGTCCTGCCAGAACTGCCCGGACGTGGTCCAGGCGCTGAACCTGATGGCGGTGCTGAACCCGAACATCCGCCACGTCGCCATCGACGGAGCGCTGTTCCAGGACGAAGTCAACGATCGCAAGATCATGGCGGTCCCCAGTGTCTACCTCAATGGCGTGAACTTCGGCCAGGGCCGCATGGGCCTGGAAGAGATCCTCGGCAAGCTCGACACCGGGGCCATCGAGAAACAGGCGGAAAAAATCAGTGCCAAGGATGCTTTCGACGTCCTGGTGGTCGGCGGTGGCCCGGCCGGTGCGTCGGCGGCGATCTACGCGGCCCGCAAAGGCATCCGTACCGGTGTCGCGGCCGAGCGTTTCGGCGGCCAGGTGCTGGACACCATGGCCATTGAGAACTTCGTCTCGGTCCAGGAAACCGAAGGGCCGAAACTGGCCAGCGCCCTGGAAGAGCACGTTCGCCAGTACGACGTCGACATCATGAACCTGCAGCGTGCCAGCGCGCTGGTGCCGGCCAAGGAAGTCGGCGGCCTGCACGAAGTGCGTTTCGAAAGCGGCGCGAGCCTCAAGGCCAAGTCGCTGATCCTGGCCACCGGTGCCCGCTGGCGCGAAATGGGTGTGCCCGGCGAGCAGGAATACAAGGCCAAGGGCGTGTGTTTCTGCCCGCACTGCGACGGTCCGCTGTTCAAGGGCAAGCGCGTGGCGGTGATCGGTGGCGGTAACTCCGGCGTCGAAGCGGCCATCGACCTGGCGGGTATCGTCAGCCACGTGACCCTGCTGGAGTTCGACAGCAAGTTGCGCGCCGATGCCGTGCTGCAACGCAAGCTGTACAGCCTGGCGAACGTCAACGTGATCACCAGTGCGCTGACCAGCGAAGTCAAGGGTGACGGCCAGAAGGTCACCGGCCTGGTGTACAAGGACCGCGATTCGGGCGAGTTCAACACCGTCGATCTGGAAGGCATCTTCGTGCAGATCGGCCTGCTGCCGAACACCGACTGGCTCAAGGGCACCGTCGAGCTGTCGCCTCGTGGCGAGATCATTGTCGATGCCCGTGGCGAGACTTCGCTGCCCGGCGTGTTTGCCGCCGGTGACGTGACCACCGTGCCGTACAAGCAGATCGTGATCGCGGTAGGCGAGGGCGCCAAGGCCTCGCTGAGCGCCTTCGACCACCTGATCCGCACCTCCGCGCCGGCCTGA
- the ahpC gene encoding alkyl hydroperoxide reductase subunit C produces MPIINSQVKPFKATAFKNGEFIEVSDATLKGKWSVVFFYPADFTFVCPTELEDLADNYAEFQKLGVEIYSVSTDTHFAHAAWHNTSPAIGKIRYTMIGDPTLAISRNFDVLIEEAGLADRGTFVINPEGQIKIVEINDGGVGRDASELLRKIKAAQYVAAHPGEVCPAKWKEGEATLAPSLDLVGKI; encoded by the coding sequence ATGCCTATCATCAACAGCCAAGTCAAACCGTTCAAAGCAACCGCCTTCAAGAATGGCGAGTTCATCGAAGTGTCGGACGCCACCCTGAAAGGCAAATGGTCCGTCGTGTTCTTCTACCCGGCTGACTTCACCTTCGTTTGCCCAACCGAGCTGGAAGACCTGGCAGACAACTACGCCGAATTCCAGAAACTGGGCGTGGAAATCTACAGCGTTTCGACCGACACCCACTTCGCCCACGCTGCCTGGCACAACACTTCGCCAGCCATCGGCAAGATCCGCTACACCATGATCGGCGACCCGACCCTGGCCATCTCCCGCAACTTCGACGTGCTGATCGAAGAAGCCGGTCTGGCTGACCGTGGCACCTTCGTGATCAACCCTGAAGGCCAGATCAAGATCGTTGAAATCAACGACGGCGGTGTTGGTCGTGACGCTTCCGAGCTGCTGCGCAAGATCAAGGCCGCTCAATACGTCGCTGCCCACCCAGGCGAAGTCTGCCCAGCCAAGTGGAAAGAAGGCGAGGCTACCCTGGCTCCTTCCCTGGACCTGGTCGGCAAGATCTAA